One window from the genome of Ammoniphilus sp. CFH 90114 encodes:
- the rplU gene encoding 50S ribosomal protein L21, which produces MYAIIETGGKQYKVEQGAELYIEKLPQTEGETVTFDRVLLVSKDGSVVAGSPTVAGATVTGKVDRHGRGQKIIVFKYKAKKNYHKKQGHRQPYTKVVIESINA; this is translated from the coding sequence ATGTACGCAATTATCGAAACTGGTGGTAAGCAATATAAAGTTGAGCAAGGAGCTGAGCTTTATATCGAGAAGCTTCCTCAAACTGAAGGTGAAACTGTAACTTTTGATCGCGTATTGTTGGTTAGCAAGGATGGAAGTGTTGTTGCTGGAAGTCCAACAGTAGCTGGTGCAACTGTAACTGGTAAAGTTGACAGACACGGACGCGGACAGAAGATTATCGTCTTCAAATACAAAGCGAAGAAAAACTACCACAAGAAGCAAGGTCATCGTCAGCCATACACTAAAGTTGTAATCGAAAGCATCAACGCTTAA
- the rpmA gene encoding 50S ribosomal protein L27, whose translation MLKMNLQFFASKKGVGSTKNGRDSIAKRLGVKRGDGQFVKAGNILVRQRGTKIYPGLNVGIGGDDTLFALSDGVVRFKRLGRDRKQVVIEPVAQEA comes from the coding sequence ATGTTAAAGATGAATCTTCAATTTTTCGCTTCTAAGAAAGGGGTAGGTTCTACTAAGAACGGTCGCGACAGTATCGCGAAGCGCCTTGGTGTGAAACGTGGAGACGGTCAATTCGTTAAGGCTGGTAACATTCTTGTTCGTCAGCGTGGAACGAAGATCTACCCTGGACTAAACGTTGGAATCGGCGGAGATGATACTTTGTTTGCTTTGTCTGACGGAGTAGTTCGTTTCAAGCGTTTAGGACGTGACCGCAAGCAAGTGGTTATTGAGCCAGTAGCTCAAGAAGCATAA
- a CDS encoding ribosomal-processing cysteine protease Prp, translated as MIKVHVKRRTSGDIELITIDGHAGYADPGQDIVCAAVSGISFGAINAVDMLLGVKLPVEQGENGFLRCTLPVQQPGVQEKVQLLLDGMVASLQSVAIEYGKFVKVYDQLPTRRWM; from the coding sequence ATGATTAAAGTGCATGTCAAACGACGAACATCAGGGGACATTGAGCTGATTACCATTGATGGACATGCCGGTTATGCAGATCCCGGACAAGATATTGTTTGTGCTGCAGTATCAGGGATATCCTTTGGTGCAATTAATGCTGTTGATATGCTCCTTGGGGTGAAGCTTCCTGTCGAGCAAGGAGAGAATGGGTTTCTCCGCTGTACTTTGCCGGTTCAACAACCTGGGGTACAAGAGAAAGTACAATTACTCCTCGACGGCATGGTAGCCTCGCTTCAGTCGGTTGCCATAGAGTACGGAAAGTTTGTTAAAGTATATGATCAATTACCAACCAGGAGGTGGATGTAA
- a CDS encoding Spo0B domain-containing protein — MAQEYKGRSGEADLRDVESEILQVQQRFLDSLRLQRHDWLNHFQVILGYMKLQRYDVCEEYIKKVTDQTNNESRIAALEHQALVAYLLTYNAIYKEMKLEVLVPELINLGQLGQDENKRFFDLVKGIIDTYREHSITNNGLPNTLVIELQELEESIFLAVEYEGNLREQECIEALRSLASRLGDGEGFFVEGLHNDQESIMEFYFPVNQEVKE, encoded by the coding sequence TTGGCTCAAGAGTATAAAGGGAGAAGTGGAGAAGCAGATCTTCGAGATGTGGAGTCCGAAATTTTGCAAGTGCAACAGCGGTTCTTAGATAGTCTTCGCTTACAGAGACATGATTGGCTAAATCATTTTCAAGTCATTCTAGGATATATGAAGTTGCAACGATATGACGTATGTGAGGAATACATAAAAAAAGTAACAGACCAAACCAACAACGAAAGCCGCATTGCAGCGCTTGAGCACCAGGCACTAGTTGCTTATTTACTTACCTATAATGCAATATATAAAGAAATGAAGCTCGAAGTATTGGTGCCAGAGCTCATTAATTTAGGCCAGCTTGGGCAAGATGAGAATAAGAGATTTTTTGATCTAGTCAAGGGAATTATTGATACCTATCGAGAGCACTCTATAACCAACAATGGTCTTCCCAATACATTAGTTATTGAGCTTCAGGAGTTAGAAGAATCCATATTTCTTGCAGTGGAATATGAGGGTAACTTAAGAGAACAAGAATGTATCGAGGCTCTCCGTTCCCTTGCTAGTCGTTTAGGGGATGGCGAGGGCTTCTTTGTGGAAGGCTTACATAATGATCAAGAATCCATCATGGAATTTTACTTTCCTGTAAACCAAGAGGTGAAGGAATAG